The genomic window CCAGGAAAGCTCGTCTGCGTGGCAACGATCCACGCAAGATCGGCGTGGCCGGTGGCCGTGAGCATCGGCAATAGCAGCTTGGTGCCCAGTGCGCCGGTGTCCAGATGATCGTCATGCCCATGCACGGCTTGCACCAGGGCATCGATCACCCGCGAACGTTGCGCTGTCGGGACAAGACCGAAATCCAGTGCAAGCAATTGATGGGTTTGCCGCACACCGTCATCGCCTTGTCCTCGGTATAAGCCCTTTGCCGGATCGAAGAATTGTTGATTGAAGGCTGCCCGCACGCGCGCTGACATTTCATCGAAATGGCGCGACTGCGTGTCGTTGCCAAGGACATGTTCGATCTGCGCCATCACTTCGGCCATGCGATAGAGATAGGCGGTCGCCGCGATGCGTTTATCCTCCGGCGCATTGCCACCATCGGCAGGCGTTTCGGGACTGACCCAGTCACCCAACTCGGTATCCGCAATGCATCCCGGCGAGCGCGCGTATTCGAGGTCGACATAATGCGCCATGCCATCAACATGGTCGGCCAACGTGCGGCGATCGCCTCGCTGCCAGTACAGCGACCAGGGAACCAGCACATAGGCCGCATGCCACGGCGGCGCGCGTCCATCGCCCCACCCCGGATTAGGCGCGATCAGCAACGGGACGCCATCGGTACTGCGTGCGTCGGCAATGTCCTGCACCCACTTGGACAGCAGTGTGTCGGCTCCCACGTTGCGCAGCATCATGTCTGCACCAAGCATGCCGTCGCCAGTCCAGCCGTTCTTCTCGTACATGGGCGTGTCGGTGGGAATGCCGTAAAGATTGTTGAGCACAGTGTCGACAGCTGCGACATGAATCCAATTGAGCAACGGGTTACTGCTGCTGAAGTGACCGATCAATGGAACATCGGTGTGCACGACCTGAGCGCTTATCGCATCGAGCGATGGCGCAGTACCAGGCCAACCGTCTACTTGCACGTAGCGGAATCCTTTCCAGGAAAAGTGCGAGTGCCAGTGCTCGACACCTTGACCGGACAGGGTGACGCGGTCGGTCTGCAAGCCGTGCTCAAAGTAATGATGATCGTCACGATCATCGACGCTGCCATCGGGCAGCAGCTTTTCACCGTAGTGCAAAACGATCGTATCGCCAGCCTTCCCCTGCACGGCCAACGTTGCCCATCCGGCGATGACTCGCGGAAATGCGACCACGTAACTGCCACTGTGCAATGTAGTCACCGCAGTTGCCCGCAATGTCTGCACCACTCGCACCGGCGGTTCACGCTGCGCCTGCAGAACACCTTTGGGCGCAGGGAGAATGGCTGCTGCGCGCCAATGGCTATCATCAAAATCCGCGGTGTCGAACCCAGGCTGGACGCGGCGTGCATCATACGTCTCGCCGCCGTACACGTCGTCGAGCAGGGTCGGGCCATCATGAATGCGCCAATGGGCGTCGGTGCCTTCGAATTCGCAATGGCCGTCCGCGTAGCACAGCTTCAAGAGTGCGCGCACGCGTGGCTCGCCGTGCCACGGCGCTTTTTCCCAGTGCCACACGTCTGGATTGGTAAGCCCGTAGTAGCCGCGCCCCAGTTCGATGCCCATGGCATTGGCCGACCCTGACCGCAACAAAGCGGTGACATCGTGTGCGAGATAGAGCACGCGTTTATCGTAGTCAGTGAAATCGGGCGAAAGCGCGGCATCGCTTGCGGATCGTCCGTTGATCCACACTTCGGCATAACCTCCCGCCGCGATATACAACCTGGCCGAAGCCAAGCCGTTCTTGACGGTAAAAACATGCCGCAACAAGGGCGCTGCCAACGTGCCGCCAGGGGATTTGCCGATCCACTGCGCGTCAGACCACTGCTGTAACGATGGCCCCGTTTCGAACCATGACGTCGCACTGGTGTCACCCGCCGAAGTACGCGCGATCACCTTCCAGTAATACCGACTCGACGATGCCAGCGGCGGACCCGCGTAAGCGATGTCGAAAGATGCGCGCCCCGGAGTGAGACCACTGTCCCATATGTCGGGACGATCGTCCGCCAGCGCTGCCTCGCTATGCGCCACTTCGATTCGATAACCCAAGGGTTTTGTACCGCGTGGCGCGTGAGTTACCACCCAGCCAAAGTACGGTGATGGGGTATCTATCGATAACGGCTGTGCTTGACGGTCAGTGGTGAGCCATTGAAGCTGCAGGCCATCCTCCGCGTGCGCCCATGACATACACAACAACACCAAAAGCGCGAGAACACCGCGACGGTACAGAAACATGATCGTCAACACTGGCCCATTGCGTCCTTCGGATTCGTTTTTGATGGATTGGGTTGCGCTCGCAAAATCCACTGGACAAGTACCTCGTCATCCTTGTCCACCGCAGTCCCTGTGTTCACAAATCCAAGCTTTTGAACCACCCGGGTTGACGGCGCATTTAACTCACTGACCTGGGCTAGCACCTCATGGACTTCGGCGCTTTTAAAGGCGAGTGATGTCAGTGCCTCAATGGCAACAGTTGCGATGCCCTGGTTCCGTCGCTCAGGAGATACTGCGTAGCCAATCTCAACGCGACCGTTGTGCGGCTCATCTTTAAATCCGCAACCTCCCACCACTGCCTTATCAAGATCGCGGATATAAAAGGTACTGCACCAGTGAACTGACTTACCGCTGTCAATGTGATCCAAGGATCGCGTTGCGACAAACGCAGGTGGAAGCGCCCCCTCTAAAGCGATGCCTACCAACCTTGTGGGAATGGAAGACTTTGAAAGAGCAACCAAGTCATCTAAGGGGATGGGATCGAGTGTAATCATGGGTCCGTTGCCTGACTGCCTATTGGATGGACGAGCTCGCCCGATTAGCTCGCCTTGCATTATTAGCATGCTGATCGGTAGTTCGTAACCGCCCAGGGGCCCTTACGTCTTAAATGGGCACGCAAAATTGAAGCGCTAGAACAAGCACTTGTGCGCCAGCTTGGCTAAGCGCAACCTATGTGTTCATCGAAGCGAACGTGCGTGCCGAGTGCTGCTGCGAGGAGGCCGATGATGGAAGTGCAAAACATCCGGATGGCCATTGATCGACATTGGGCGGCCTCTGCTGCGGGCGATCTGGTTACCGAGCATGAGATCTATCACGACGATGCTGTGTGCGAATACCCACAGTCAGGTGAAATCATTCACGGTCGACATAACCTGCAAGCGCTTCGTGGCCATCACCCAGGCAAACCATCGGGCTTTGTGATCCGACGTATCGTAGGAAACGGCAATCTCTGGGTTACCGAATATGTCATTGCCTATGAAGGCAAGTCCGCCCACACCGTGAGTATCATGGAGTTCCGGGAGGGAAAGGTGTCGCATGAGACCCAATACTTCGCCGACTCGTTCGCCGCGCCTGCCTGGCGTGCTCAGTGGGTAGAACAAAGAACCTAGTCAACGGCGTGGATCGAAAGTAGAGATGCATGAACCGTAGATCTCACCTATCAAAGGTACAGCCATGAGCCGCTCTTTCGATGCGATCATCATCGGCGCCGGGCAAGCTGGACCGTCCCTGGCAGGCCGCCTGACCGCCGCCGACATGACGGTGGCACTCGTCGAGCGTCATTTCTTCGGCGGCACCTGCGTCAATACCGGCTGCATGCCCACCAAGACCCTGGTGGCCAGCGCGCGCGTTGCGCATCAGGCACGGCGTGCCGCAGATTACGGCGTCATGTTAAATGGCGACGTGAACATTGACTTCCCGCGCGTGATGGCGCGAGCACACGGAGTGACAAACACATCCCGCGGCAATATAGAACGCTGGCTTGGCGGCATGGAACATCTGACCGTATTGCGTGGACATGCCCGCTTCGAAAGTAGCAATACATTGCGCGTGAATGATGACGTCATCACCGCTCCGCGCATATTCCTCAACGTTGGCGGCCGTGCGCGGGTACCCGATGACATGCCTGGTGTCGGCGACATCAGCTACCTCACGAATACATCAATACTTCAACTCGACGCGCTTCCCCGACACCTCGCCGTGATCGGCGGCAGCTACATCGGCCTTGAATACGCGCAAATGTTTCGTCGCTTTGGCAGCAAAGTTACGGTCGTAGAACGTCAGTCGCGTTTGATTGCTCGTGAAGATGAAGATGTCTCAGAAACCATCCTAGGCATACTAGAGGCCGAAGGCATTACCGTGCGCACGAACGCCGAATGCATCGCCTTTGCGCCGCATACCGAAGGCGTCACCGTCAAAGTGGACTGCACCTCTGACGATAAAGAAATCGTAGCCAGCCATGTGCTGCTGGCCATCGGCCGCCGCCCGAATACAGATGATCTTGGACTGGAGCACGCCGGCATCAAAACGGACGAACATGGCTACATCGTCGTTGACGATATGCTCGCCACGAACGTACCCGGCATCTGGGCCATGGGCGATTGCAACGGGCGCGGCGCCTTCACGCATACGGCCTACAACGATTTCGAAATCATCGCCGCGAATCTGCTCGATGGCGCGCAGCGGCGTGTGTCATCGCGTATCCCGGGCTACGCACTCTTTACGGACCCGCCATTGGGGCGTGTCGGCATGACCGACACACAGGCACGTGCCAGTGGCAAGCCATTGCTGGTATCCAAACGCCCCATGACACGCGTTGGCCGCGCCGTTGAACGCGGTGAAACGCAAGGCTTCATGAAGGTAGTTGCCGACGCACAGACGCAGCGCATCCTCGGCGCCGCGATTCTTGGCGTGAGCGGCGATGAGGCCATTCACGGCATACTCGATTTGATGAATGCCGAGCAGCCTTTCGACACCCTGAAATGGGCCGTACCGATTCATCCCACCGTATCGGAGCTGCTACCCACCCTTGTTGGCGATCTCAAGCCCATGTAATGCGGCGCAGACTGCGTGCCCGCCTTTGTGGGCGGAAGCGAATGTTCCGGCAAATCTAAGTGACAATAGGCAGGCGGATAAATCGCTCTGAACATAGGTTTGAATAAGAAATGCTCGATCTCTTGAGGCAGACCGCGCTGTTTATCCTCACAGCGCTGGCCGAAATCGTCGGCTGCTACTTGCCCTGGCTGGTGCTGAAGCAAGAAAAAACAGCATGGCTCTTAGTGCCAGCTGCTGTATCGCTCGCACTCTTTTCGTGGCTACTTACTTTGCACCCAGCCGCTGCCGGACGAACCTATGCCGCCTATGGCGGCATTTACATCGCTGTCGCACTGATATGGTTGCGATATGTGGATGGCGTGACACTGACTCGCTGGGATGTCGCGGGTGCATGCGTGGCGCTATTGGGCATGGCGATTATCGTCATACAGCCCCGCGCATGACGTCCTTT from Dyella caseinilytica includes these protein-coding regions:
- a CDS encoding YnfA family protein; translation: MRQTALFILTALAEIVGCYLPWLVLKQEKTAWLLVPAAVSLALFSWLLTLHPAAAGRTYAAYGGIYIAVALIWLRYVDGVTLTRWDVAGACVALLGMAIIVIQPRA
- a CDS encoding nuclear transport factor 2 family protein, coding for MMEVQNIRMAIDRHWAASAAGDLVTEHEIYHDDAVCEYPQSGEIIHGRHNLQALRGHHPGKPSGFVIRRIVGNGNLWVTEYVIAYEGKSAHTVSIMEFREGKVSHETQYFADSFAAPAWRAQWVEQRT
- a CDS encoding family 78 glycoside hydrolase catalytic domain, with amino-acid sequence MSWAHAEDGLQLQWLTTDRQAQPLSIDTPSPYFGWVVTHAPRGTKPLGYRIEVAHSEAALADDRPDIWDSGLTPGRASFDIAYAGPPLASSSRYYWKVIARTSAGDTSATSWFETGPSLQQWSDAQWIGKSPGGTLAAPLLRHVFTVKNGLASARLYIAAGGYAEVWINGRSASDAALSPDFTDYDKRVLYLAHDVTALLRSGSANAMGIELGRGYYGLTNPDVWHWEKAPWHGEPRVRALLKLCYADGHCEFEGTDAHWRIHDGPTLLDDVYGGETYDARRVQPGFDTADFDDSHWRAAAILPAPKGVLQAQREPPVRVVQTLRATAVTTLHSGSYVVAFPRVIAGWATLAVQGKAGDTIVLHYGEKLLPDGSVDDRDDHHYFEHGLQTDRVTLSGQGVEHWHSHFSWKGFRYVQVDGWPGTAPSLDAISAQVVHTDVPLIGHFSSSNPLLNWIHVAAVDTVLNNLYGIPTDTPMYEKNGWTGDGMLGADMMLRNVGADTLLSKWVQDIADARSTDGVPLLIAPNPGWGDGRAPPWHAAYVLVPWSLYWQRGDRRTLADHVDGMAHYVDLEYARSPGCIADTELGDWVSPETPADGGNAPEDKRIAATAYLYRMAEVMAQIEHVLGNDTQSRHFDEMSARVRAAFNQQFFDPAKGLYRGQGDDGVRQTHQLLALDFGLVPTAQRSRVIDALVQAVHGHDDHLDTGALGTKLLLPMLTATGHADLAWIVATQTSFPGWGYWRENGATSLWEHWKLDARSRGHYFLGTIDDWLFGDVAGLRPLAPGWQRIGIHPALTAWLDHAEADTMTPYGRAAVAWSHPSGKLQLDVDVPVGSTAEVRVPMATPQAMTESGRPLSMLKSVHALHACGADTCFELDSGHFSFR
- a CDS encoding GNAT family N-acetyltransferase, translating into MITLDPIPLDDLVALSKSSIPTRLVGIALEGALPPAFVATRSLDHIDSGKSVHWCSTFYIRDLDKAVVGGCGFKDEPHNGRVEIGYAVSPERRNQGIATVAIEALTSLAFKSAEVHEVLAQVSELNAPSTRVVQKLGFVNTGTAVDKDDEVLVQWILRAQPNPSKTNPKDAMGQC
- a CDS encoding FAD-containing oxidoreductase translates to MSRSFDAIIIGAGQAGPSLAGRLTAADMTVALVERHFFGGTCVNTGCMPTKTLVASARVAHQARRAADYGVMLNGDVNIDFPRVMARAHGVTNTSRGNIERWLGGMEHLTVLRGHARFESSNTLRVNDDVITAPRIFLNVGGRARVPDDMPGVGDISYLTNTSILQLDALPRHLAVIGGSYIGLEYAQMFRRFGSKVTVVERQSRLIAREDEDVSETILGILEAEGITVRTNAECIAFAPHTEGVTVKVDCTSDDKEIVASHVLLAIGRRPNTDDLGLEHAGIKTDEHGYIVVDDMLATNVPGIWAMGDCNGRGAFTHTAYNDFEIIAANLLDGAQRRVSSRIPGYALFTDPPLGRVGMTDTQARASGKPLLVSKRPMTRVGRAVERGETQGFMKVVADAQTQRILGAAILGVSGDEAIHGILDLMNAEQPFDTLKWAVPIHPTVSELLPTLVGDLKPM